The following nucleotide sequence is from Deltaproteobacteria bacterium.
GACCACAATAAACTATGATTCCTGTCAAGACCCATCCTTTTTTTTGATAGGTATGCCGAGGTCAGGAACCAGTTTACTGCAAGCAGTTATTAATGCCTCCGGAAATCTTTATCTTACTTCTGAATGCCATTGGATGCCCTATATCAAAAAAGCAAGCATTCTTGTCAACACTTTTGCTTCTGAAATTAGTGGCATTGAAAAATTACGTGTAGAAAAATTATTCAAAGATAACATCCGACTCCTCAATCGGAGTATTGTAAATCATGCCGGGCGTTGGGGGATGCAGGTTATCGGAAGCAACAATGCAGGTGCCCTTGATTATCTTATCGATCTCTATCCAGGCTCTCGTTTTATTTTCCTGGTAAGGGACCCCAGGGACTTGTTGCTGTCAATAATTCGGACGGGCATGGGAGCTGGCGTAGGGGCGTTTCCCGTCCAGGCTCATAATTCGTTGTTATTGATCAATCAAATAATGAAACGATTTTCCGATAGATTTATGCTCTTACGTTATGAAGATCTCGTTTCAAGCCCTGAAAAATCCATTCACAAACTTTGCTCTTTCTTAGAATGTAATTATTCTGAAAGGATGTTATTCCCTTTGACACAGCGCATCTCGGGGAATGAAAATCCAGCTCTGTCAGAAGAAGGATTAAAAAAAGGAATATTGTTATTCAACAAGAGTGTTATTAATCGTTGGAAATCACAGCTTCTCGATGATGATTTATTGGATCTGAATTGTATCTTTAGATCCCTTAAAGAATTTGAATATGATGTTTATGAGTACAGCAATTTAAAATTGTCGGTGGAGGCGGAAAACGCTTTTTCCGCTCATCTTAACGGCGCTTGCTTAAAGGACGGTACAACACTGGTTCAATCGTCTGAAAGCCTGATCGATATTAAATCAGTTGGTGTAGTGGGCCTTGAAATTACGGAAGGAAGAGACTCGATTCGAAGAATACATATTCAGGACCTTGGGGAGCTAATGCCTTCTAAAATATACAACAATAGATATTTATTGAGAATTGCAGATGGAAAACCATATGATGTAATAAAACGACCCTTTGTATATACCTGGCCATTATTTAAAACCTTCATTTCGCTCCCTTCCGGATCTCGAGTAGGAATCTATTCTGCAGGGGGATCTACAAGATCGTTTTTGGAAAAGATCGATCTAGTGGAATATCGTTGGGACTGCATTATTGATACATATCGACGAGGATCAATGAACAGGATTCCAATCATTGGGTTGGAAGATGCCATGAAATGGGATCTTGATTATATCTTTGTCACAAGTATTCATTATTACAATGAAATTAGAAATGAATTATTCAATAAGGGACTCAATGAAAGGGATGATTTTTGCCTGATTTGTTTTGCACACCAGGAAGTCGGTTAAGCGTGAAAATAAATGGCAGATTTAAGTGATATTCTTTTCATGGGGCATTTTTCGAAATGTCCCGTTGAAGGCGTAATGTTCTATAACGGAGAAATTCATCAGGAA
It contains:
- a CDS encoding sulfotransferase, which encodes MTTINYDSCQDPSFFLIGMPRSGTSLLQAVINASGNLYLTSECHWMPYIKKASILVNTFASEISGIEKLRVEKLFKDNIRLLNRSIVNHAGRWGMQVIGSNNAGALDYLIDLYPGSRFIFLVRDPRDLLLSIIRTGMGAGVGAFPVQAHNSLLLINQIMKRFSDRFMLLRYEDLVSSPEKSIHKLCSFLECNYSERMLFPLTQRISGNENPALSEEGLKKGILLFNKSVINRWKSQLLDDDLLDLNCIFRSLKEFEYDVYEYSNLKLSVEAENAFSAHLNGACLKDGTTLVQSSESLIDIKSVGVVGLEITEGRDSIRRIHIQDLGELMPSKIYNNRYLLRIADGKPYDVIKRPFVYTWPLFKTFISLPSGSRVGIYSAGGSTRSFLEKIDLVEYRWDCIIDTYRRGSMNRIPIIGLEDAMKWDLDYIFVTSIHYYNEIRNELFNKGLNERDDFCLICFAHQEVG